In Musa acuminata AAA Group cultivar baxijiao chromosome BXJ2-3, Cavendish_Baxijiao_AAA, whole genome shotgun sequence, the following proteins share a genomic window:
- the LOC103976993 gene encoding ribose-phosphate pyrophosphokinase 1-like, with protein MVISSVFTTPAAPPLLACKSGFNQAPLPVHMRLGISKSSQLSNGRLSLPGFSCTHQESIVALNPDSTVKPEGRVKIFSGSANLLLAQEIASYMGMELGKINIKRFADGEVYVQLQESVRGCHAFLVQPTCPPTNENLMELLIMIDACRRASARSITAIIPYFGYGRADRKTKERESIAAKLVANLITEAGANRVVSIDFHSGQAIGYFDISVDQVYGQPVILDYLVSKNIPSKDLVVVSPDVGGVARARGFAKKLSDAPLAIVDKRRQGHNISEVMNLIGDVKGKVAVLVDDMIDTAGTITNAAALLQQEGANAVYACCTHAVFSPPAIERLSSGVFQEVIITNTIPVAEHNYFSQLTVLSVANLLAETIWHIHSDGSVSGMFK; from the exons ATGGTCATTTCCTCTGTGTTCACGACGCCTGCAGCTCCGCCTCTTCTCGCATGCAAATCGGGGTTCAATCAGGCGCCTCTGCCTGTTCACATG AGGTTAGGCATATCTAAGTCATCACAGCTGTCTAATGGAAGATTGTCGCTACCTGGGTTCTCATGCACACATCAGGAGAGCATAGTTGCCCTGAATCCTGATAGTACAGTGAAGCCTGAAGGTAGAGTGAAAATATTCTCTGGGTCAGCAAACCTTCTGCTTGCACAG GAAATTGCCTCCTACATGGGCATGGAACTTGGTAAGATTAACATCAAACGCTTTGCTGATGGGGAGGTCTATGTGCAACTGCAAGAGAGTGTAAGGGGCTGCCATGCGTTTCTTGTGCAACCAACATGCCCCCCAACAAATGAGAATCTTATGGAGCTCTTGATCATGATAGATGCATGTCGGAGAGCTTCCGCACGATCCATTACAGCTATCATTCCATATTTTGGATATGGTAGagcagatagaaag ACTAAAGAACGTGAGTCCATTGCAGCTAAACTTGTTGCAAACCTGATCACAGAAGCTGGAGCCAACCGTGTCGTTTCTATTGATTTCCATTCTGGACAGGCAATAGGATATTTTGATATTTCTGTTGACCAAGTGTATGGCCAG CCTGTGATTTTGGATTACTTGGTTAGCAAAAACATTCCTTCAAAGGACTTGGTTGTTGTCTCACCTGATGTGGGTGGGGTTGCTCGTGCACGTGGTTTTGCCAAGAAGTTGTCAGATGCACCTTTAGCTATTGTCGACAAAAGGCGTCAAGGCCATAATATTTCtgag GTTATGAACTTGATTGGTGATGTGAAAGGAAAGGTTGCTGTTTTGGTGGATGACATGATTGATACTGCCG GGACTATCACTAATGCGGCAGCTTTATTACAGCAGGAAGGTGCTAATGCAGTGTATGCATGTTGCACTCATGCTGTTTTTAG CCCTCCTGCAATAGAGAGGCTGTCCAGTGGTGTGTTTCAGGAAGTGATAATAACAAACACTATCCCAGTTGCAGAACATAATTATTTCTCTCAACTAACTGTCCTTTCTGTTGCAAACCTTCTAGCTGAGACCATCTGGCACATACATTCTGATGGCTCTGTTAGTGGTATGTTCAAGTAA
- the LOC103977365 gene encoding IRK-interacting protein-like, which produces MASSTASSQAHETQREDFQAAIAKAVELRSLHAALLKRSNLGGSAVLGPPVGASPSLSRHSNPLSAAEDYPVFTPSYEEEPLWDRHYIQPENRSLSETWRSINLRTGKNDEAVNMARNVVSASNSEQNVCFTNEHFSKRSTCVNHKLQASLIADVLNSSSSGTSPAYEAITTCNSCKPATINRESESEHKKSKLVTSSSHESEPPIQVHTKHRGPLLSWLFPRSKKKPKAEMSPNPIESEDMAQLLKEWGLLSLESLKKELLEANNNRDAALAEVSEMRSSLGELQQKLVTLEIHCEELKKALKQTKHVKNDQVLDRPNLSRRTKSSGGIKDNLMPVSHEVMVEGFLQMVSEARLSIKQFCKMLIHQIEETDCNLMEKLNLLLQPHRMALSNKYSKALTNHIVEALVNQSMYQDFENCVFQKNGSPKFLDPRQDRQENFSSFISLRNLSWNEVLCKGTKSYSEEFSRFCDRKMSCVVSLLNWSRAWPEQLLRCFFVAAKCIWLLHLLAFSFSPPLMILRVEEDQNFDPLYMEEILLGRRRAQIPGRVKTMVVPGFYIEDRVLRCRVLCRY; this is translated from the exons ATGGCTTCTTCTACCGCTTCTTCTCAGGCGCATGAGACCCAAAGAGAGGACTTCCAGGCCGCCATTGCCAAGGCCGTGGAGCTGAGGTCCCTGCACGCGGCGCTGCTAAAAAGGAGCAACCTTGGTGGCTCCGCGGTCCTCGGGCCCCCCGTCGGCGCTTCTCCTTCGCTCTCGCGGCATTCCAATCCGCTATCCGCCGCCGAAGACTACCCTGTCTTCACACCC AGCTATGAAGAAGAACCCTTATGGGATCGTCACTATATCCAACCAGAGAATCGAAGCTTATCAGAAACCTGGAGATCTATCAATCTACGAACAGGCAAAAATGATGAAGCAGTAAACATGGCTAGAAATGTAGTTTCTGCCTCCAACAGTGAGCAAAACGTTTGCTTTACGAATGAGCATTTCTCCAAGAGAAGCACATGCGTAAACCACAAACTGCAAGCTTCTCTGATAGCCGATGTCCTCAATTCTTCAAGCAGTGGAACCAGTCCAGCATATGAAGCCATCACAACATGCAACTCATGCAAGCCTGCAACCATTAATAGGGAATCTGAAAGCGAGCACAAGAAGTCGAAGTTAGTGACAAGCTCATCGCATGAATCGGAGCCACCAATACAAGTGCATACGAAGCACAGAGGACCTCTTTTATCATGGTTATTTCCAAGATCAAAAAAGAAGCCCAAGGCAGAGATGTCGCCGAATCCAATAGAATCTGAAGACATGGCCCAACTTCTGAAGGAGTGGGGATTACTTTCGCTTGAATCACTGAAGAAGGAGCTGCTTGAAGCGAACAACAACAGAGATGCAGCTCTTGCAGAAGTTTCCGAAATGAGATCTTCACTGGGAGAGCTACAACAAAAGCTAGTCACATTAGAAATACATTGTGAAGAGCTGAAGAAGGCTCTAAAGCAGACAAAGCATGTGAAGAACGATCAGGTTCTGGACAGGCCTAATTTGTCAAGGAGGACAAAATCCAGTGGTGGCATCAAAGACAATCTGATGCCCGTCAGCCACGAGGTGATGGTGGAGGGTTTTCTGCAAATGGTATCAGAAGCCAGGCTATCAATCAAACAGTTCTGCAAGATGCTGATACATCAAATCGAAGAGACTGATTGCAATCTGATGGAGAAGCTGAATCTGCTTCTCCAACCTCACCGGATGGCATTAAGTAATAAATACTCCAAAGCGTTGACAAACCATATTGTGGAAGCTCTCGTCAACCAGTCTATGTATCAGGACTTTGAGAACTGTGTGTTCCAGAAGAATGGCTCGCCAAAGTTTCTAGATCCACGGCAAGATCGTCAGGAGAATTTCTCATCATTCATTTCACTTAGGAACTTGAGTTGGAATGAAGTGTTGTGCAAGGGGACGAAGTCCTACAGTGAAGAATTCAGCAGGTTTTGTGATAGAAAAATGAGCTGCGTTGTCTCCTTGCTAAATTGGTCTAGAGCATGGCCTGAACAGCTCCTCCGGTGCTTCTTTGTGGCCGCCAAATGCATTTGGTTGCTTCACCTGCTCGCTTTTTCCTTCAGCCCACCTCTGATGATATTGCGAGTTGAGGAAGACCAAAACTTCGATCCCCTCTACATGGAAGAGATTCTTTTAGGCAGAAGAAGAGCACAAATCCCAGGTCGAGTTAAGACCATGGTCGTGCCGGGGTTCTACATCGAGGATAGGGTTCTCAGGTGCAGGGTTCTTTGCAGATACTAG
- the LOC135606877 gene encoding probable glucosamine 6-phosphate N-acetyltransferase 2, producing MDERSETTAVDGEEDDLLLQLRRLEISDNAKGFVELLSQLSTATAPLSDADFRARFADLAALGDDHLIVVAEDRHAGRIVATGSVFIERKFVHGGGKVGHIEDVVVDAAARRRRLGQRVVRYLSNHAKAAGCYKVILDCTPDLRSFYEKCGFTEKTIQMALYF from the coding sequence ATGGACGAGCGATCGGAGACGACGGCGGTCGACGGTGAGGAGGACGATCTGCTTCTCCAGCTACGCCGCCTCGAGATTTCCGACAACGCCAAGGGTTTTGTCGAGCTACTATCTCAGCTCAGCACTGCCACCGCCCCCCTCTCCGACGCGGACTTCCGCGCCCGCTTCGCTGACCTCGCCGCCCTCGGTGACGACCACCTCATCGTCGTCGCCGAGGACCGCCACGCCGGCCGGATCGTCGCTACCGGCAGCGTCTTTATTGAGCGCAAGTTCGTCCACGGTGGCGGCAAGGTCGGCCACATCGAGGACGTCGTCGTCGACGCCGccgcccgccgccgccgccttggGCAGCGGGTGGTTCGTTACCTTTCGAACCACGCGAAGGCCGCTGGCTGCTACAAGGTCATCCTCGATTGCACGCCCGATCTGAGGTCGTTCTACGAGAAGTGCGGGTTCACAGAGAAGACCATCCAGATGGCCCTCTACTTCTGA